The bacterium DNA window TCCGCGCCGGCAAGGCCGAGACCGACCTTCTTCTTCGAGTTGCTCCAAAAGCACAGAGGGCGCAGGCGAGAGCCTGAGCCTTGCAGGCCCTCTAGCTCGAGCCGGCTACTGGTCAGTCGCCTGCCGACCGCCGCCGACGCGAGAGGCGATATCCTGGCAGCGACATGCTCATATACGGATTCCACCCGGTCCGCGAGGCTCTCAGGCTGCGCCCGAGAGACGTCGAATGGGTGGCGCTTGGCGAGAGCGCACAACGGTCACGCGTGAGGGAGATCCAGAAGCTCTGCCGGCGGTGCGACGTCAGTGCCGAGTCCCGCCCCGGGGCCAAGCTCGACGAGCTGACCTCGGGCGCGGTTCACAACGGCTTCGTGGCGGAGGTCCGGGACAGCAGGACGGCTCCATCCGGAGGAGATCCGGAACTGGTCGTGCTGCTGGAGGATGTTCAGGATCCCCGCAATCTGGGCGCGATCCTGCGCGTGTGCGAAGGGGCGGGGGTGGGCCGGGTTCTGATTCGCGACCGAGGGAGCGCCCCGTTGTCGGCCGCGGCGATCAAGACCTCGGCCGGTGCGGCCGAATACCTCGATGTCGACCGGATCACCAATTCGGCCAACGAGATAGAGGCCCTTCAGAAGGGTGGCTTCTGGGTCTACGGCGCCGATGGCGAAGGCGATCCGGTCTGGGAAGTGGACCTCAGCGGCAAGGTCTGCCTCTGCCTGGGAGGAGAAGAGAAGGGATTGCGGCGCAGAACCCGAAAGCTCTGTGATCGCCTGGTCGCCCTGCCAATGAGAGGACGCGTGGCATCACTCAACGTCGCGACGGCCGCCGCCGCGCTGCTATACGAGGCCGTGAGGCAGCGCTCATGAGGCTCGGGTGGCGCTTTTACGGGGGCGGCAGCATCGACGATCTTGCACACACGGCACCGAGCCGCTACACTCCCGGCCCGCGGCGCGCCGCTCTTGCCGGCATAGCTCAGGGGCTAGAGCAGCTGACTTGTAATCAGCAGGTCGTCGGTTCGAATCCGACTGCCGGCTCCAGGTTTCTGGCAGAGCGCAAGCGCGCTAGGATTGACAATCTGAGGAGGTGTGGCCGAGTGGACAAAGGCAGCAGACTGTAAATCTGCCGGGCTTCGCCCTACGGTGGTTCGAATCCATCCGCCTCCACCATATTGAATCTCTTATTTTTCAATAAGTTAAGCGGTTTCCAGCGGCTTGAGCCCTGGTTCGGAAGGTCTTGGTCTTGAGGGGATGATTCTTCCGCCGAATGATGGCCTTGTAGCGGGCCGAACCATCCGACAGGGCGCGCTTCACGCTCGAGCTCCTTCAAGCGCTGCCGCTCTTCGGTCGTCAGACCTGGCCGGCGGCCTGCATCACGTTCCGCCTGCCTGACCCATTAGCGAAGCGTCTCTGCCGTACAACCGATCTTCGAGGCGATCGACTGGATTGCCGACCACTGCGAGCTGTGGTGCACCTCTTGGTCCAGGACCATACGAACCGCCCGCTCCCGCACCTCTGGTGAGTACCGTACTTGTCTTCCCATGGCTCCATCCTCTCAAGTCTTGGAGCCTCCGGGAAAACCGGGGCGGTTCAGAGTGGAGGCGGGTGGCGTGGTTGAGCGAGGCAGACTCACGCTCCAACAGAGCCGCCCACTCTCCCCTCTCCTACCGCAAACGAGCCTCGAAGCGCTGAATGATGTGCTCGGCCAGAAGAGTCGCCATGAACGGTTTCGCGGCTTGGGTGGTATGGACATGGTCCTTGAATGGGGCACCCGAGTACTCGTCGTAGGAGTCACTGAGGTCGACGATTGCCTCTCGATCGGACTCTGGCAGCGCCTGGATCAGAGCACGGATGCGCCTTCGGCAGTCGAGAAAGTGTGCTGTTCTCTCCGTGAGGTTGCTGCTCCCGTCAACCTGGGGCTCAGGGCGGATGCGGAACGACTGTGAGGGTTGAAAGAAGGCGATGAATTCCGCTCCAAATGCACTGCTGATCCGCTTGGCCTTGATAAGCCTGGCGACGTACGTCTCGCTCAACTGCTGCCGCCAGGCGGCCGTCCCATAGCCTGCTTGCGATTGCGTCTGGGCCAACGGCACGAAGCGGTTCAGGAACTGGCGCGAGCCGATCTTGCGGGCGATGTGCGACCCGTAGAGGAACATGGTGATGGCCGGGTACGATCCCACATCGGACTCGAGGAGAGGGTGGTTCTCGTAGGCCATGAAATTGAACGGATACCCGGGCCTGGGATCCCATGAAAAGGGGTGGGACAGGTCGTTGTTGCCGTTGTACATGACTACGAGGTCCGGGCTCAGGTCGACGACTTCGTACACGATGCGCGCGAGCTCCATGCCAGAGACGGAGGACACGACGCCCAGGTTGAAGACCCTGACGTGGGTCAGCCCCACGTCCGCCAGTTCGTCTTGAAGGAGCGTTGAGAGCGCCGGAGTTCCACTGAAGACGGTCGATCCACCCAGGACGTAGATGCGCCGTTCGTTCGGCTCCTTCGTCGCCCCCGGGAGCGGTCCGCGGTAACCGCGAGCGTTCAGGGTACTGGACTTCTCCCCCGGTCTCTCTCGGACCGCGACGGGTGCGCCGGGCTTTCCGCCGAACATGACGTAGGGCTTGGGGTGCCGCACCGAACCGACTGGGAACATTCGGTCGAACGCTGTGCGCGCGTCGGGTGCGAGCACGCCAACCGCGACGTCGAGCAGCAGCACAGCGACGAGAGCGACGAGCATTGCTACGAAGATCCGAGCCAGTAGCGCCTTCACTCGCAGGAATCTCTCTTTGTGGGCCATGTCATGCACCGCCGTGCGGCCGCCGGCGAGTACATCACGACTGACATAGGCGCGCAACCAGGAAGCAGAGCGGCAGCCCCTGCGCGGACTTTTGCTCCCCCACGCCGCGCTCCGTCCCACCGGCCGGCGGCTGGAAGTCCGGGCAGCTGGCGGGCTGGGCCCAAATGAGTGGCCAGATCAGTGGCGAGTGCAGTAGGAACACTTGGCCTTCCAATCAGAAAAGATAGAAAGACCTATTACTGTAGTAGTTCGTTCCTAGTAGGTACCGTGCCTCGCCGATGCGCCCCTCAGCTCGAGGGTGCAATTTGGGGTGCATCGCGTGCCAACTTCCACCCATTCCCTCCATAGTCCGGCAACGAGGTGGGGAGGGGCGACAGGTCACCAAAGGCCCATTACGGCCTTGCTGTTTCTAGTTGTTGGTGGCCGTTCGAAGCTGAGGGGTTCTGCCGCTGTT harbors:
- the rlmB gene encoding 23S rRNA (guanosine(2251)-2'-O)-methyltransferase RlmB yields the protein MLIYGFHPVREALRLRPRDVEWVALGESAQRSRVREIQKLCRRCDVSAESRPGAKLDELTSGAVHNGFVAEVRDSRTAPSGGDPELVVLLEDVQDPRNLGAILRVCEGAGVGRVLIRDRGSAPLSAAAIKTSAGAAEYLDVDRITNSANEIEALQKGGFWVYGADGEGDPVWEVDLSGKVCLCLGGEEKGLRRRTRKLCDRLVALPMRGRVASLNVATAAAALLYEAVRQRS
- a CDS encoding SGNH/GDSL hydrolase family protein translates to MAHKERFLRVKALLARIFVAMLVALVAVLLLDVAVGVLAPDARTAFDRMFPVGSVRHPKPYVMFGGKPGAPVAVRERPGEKSSTLNARGYRGPLPGATKEPNERRIYVLGGSTVFSGTPALSTLLQDELADVGLTHVRVFNLGVVSSVSGMELARIVYEVVDLSPDLVVMYNGNNDLSHPFSWDPRPGYPFNFMAYENHPLLESDVGSYPAITMFLYGSHIARKIGSRQFLNRFVPLAQTQSQAGYGTAAWRQQLSETYVARLIKAKRISSAFGAEFIAFFQPSQSFRIRPEPQVDGSSNLTERTAHFLDCRRRIRALIQALPESDREAIVDLSDSYDEYSGAPFKDHVHTTQAAKPFMATLLAEHIIQRFEARLR